In 'Nostoc azollae' 0708, the following are encoded in one genomic region:
- a CDS encoding WecB/TagA/CpsF family glycosyltransferase, whose product MYKSPQEFSVLGLPVHLMTNYPNWLLECLQQGRGTHVVTLNAEMTMQAERNRSLAEVIQNADLVIPDGAGVVLYLHYLFRQEVKRCPGIELAEKLLQELGELKTATNIFFYGGVSGVAATAAEFWQQQIPNLGIAGTHSGYHSPEEEEILQQTLAQLQPQVIFVGLGVPRQELWIAKNRHLCDQAIWIGVGGSFDIWAGVKTRAPRWLANNNLEWLYRLYQEPWRWRRMLALPQFALKAFVYRFSGRDINSAEC is encoded by the coding sequence ATGTATAAATCGCCCCAAGAGTTTTCAGTGTTGGGCTTACCAGTTCATCTGATGACAAACTATCCAAACTGGTTGCTAGAATGCCTACAACAAGGTAGAGGAACACATGTAGTAACGCTCAATGCAGAAATGACCATGCAAGCCGAGCGAAATCGATCTCTAGCTGAAGTTATTCAAAATGCTGATCTAGTAATTCCAGATGGAGCAGGAGTTGTGCTTTATTTGCACTATCTATTCAGGCAAGAAGTAAAACGTTGTCCAGGAATTGAATTAGCAGAAAAACTTTTACAAGAACTTGGTGAGCTGAAAACAGCAACGAACATATTTTTCTATGGAGGAGTATCAGGAGTTGCGGCAACAGCAGCAGAGTTTTGGCAGCAACAAATACCTAATTTAGGTATAGCAGGTACTCACTCCGGCTATCACTCTCCTGAAGAAGAAGAAATATTACAACAAACTCTAGCTCAATTGCAGCCACAAGTTATTTTTGTTGGTTTAGGAGTACCACGTCAAGAGTTATGGATTGCCAAAAACCGTCATTTGTGTGACCAAGCAATTTGGATAGGGGTAGGTGGTAGTTTTGATATTTGGGCTGGTGTAAAAACTCGCGCTCCCCGTTGGTTAGCAAATAATAATTTAGAATGGCTGTATCGTTTGTATCAAGAACCTTGGCGCTGGCGAAGAATGTTAGCTTTGCCTCAGTTTGCACTAAAAGCCTTTGTTTACCGTTTTTCTGGAAGAGATATCAACAGTGCTGAGTGCTGA
- the ftsE gene encoding cell division ATP-binding protein FtsE — MPILTTPEKTDTSVKREDTVSQQQDSQTGTMVELSSVSKTYTNGYNALLDVSIDIKKGEFLFITGPSGSGKSTFLKLLYGEESPTQGEVIVDGVNVANLKGDHLSFLRRRIGIVFQDYKLIAQRTVAENITFVLHAQGYTRKEIQRRLEPTLKLVGLSSKADRFPDQLSGGEQQRVSIARAIIATPPLLLADEPTGNLDPDNSWQVIEILEKLNTFGATVIVTTHDEQLVRWCNHPVVQVKNGRLYRK, encoded by the coding sequence ATGCCAATATTAACAACTCCAGAAAAAACAGATACGTCTGTTAAGAGAGAAGATACTGTTAGTCAACAGCAGGATAGTCAGACTGGGACAATGGTGGAATTAAGCTCTGTGTCCAAGACTTATACAAACGGCTATAATGCACTGCTAGATGTAAGTATTGATATCAAAAAGGGAGAATTTTTGTTTATTACAGGCCCTAGTGGTTCTGGTAAATCGACTTTCTTAAAGTTGCTTTATGGTGAGGAATCACCAACTCAAGGAGAGGTAATTGTTGATGGTGTAAATGTAGCAAATCTGAAGGGCGATCACTTATCATTTTTGCGTCGTCGGATAGGTATTGTCTTTCAAGACTATAAATTAATTGCGCAACGAACTGTAGCCGAAAATATAACTTTTGTATTGCACGCTCAAGGCTATACTCGTAAAGAAATTCAACGCCGTTTAGAACCGACTTTAAAATTAGTGGGTTTATCATCTAAAGCTGATCGTTTTCCTGATCAACTTTCTGGGGGAGAACAGCAGCGGGTGAGTATTGCACGAGCAATTATTGCTACTCCTCCACTGCTGTTAGCAGATGAACCAACAGGAAACCTAGATCCTGATAATTCCTGGCAAGTAATAGAGATTCTTGAGAAGTTAAATACCTTTGGGGCAACTGTAATTGTTACTACTCATGATGAACAGTTAGTAAGGTGGTGTAATCATCCGGTTGTGCAGGTTAAAAATGGGCGATTGTATAGGAAGTAG
- a CDS encoding zinc ribbon domain-containing protein, with protein MVHIVSNLSEGKSYRNEKVFKCGHCGSEHDAYINAAMNIAALGKSVSLPKSPGMSCQLENCLSSW; from the coding sequence ATGGTGCATATCGTATCAAATTTATCTGAGGGTAAATCCTATCGCAATGAGAAAGTTTTTAAGTGTGGGCATTGTGGTTCTGAACATGATGCTTATATCAACGCGGCTATGAATATTGCTGCTTTGGGCAAGTCTGTAAGTCTTCCTAAAAGTCCGGGGATGAGTTGTCAATTAGAGAATTGCCTCTCTTCCTGGTGA
- a CDS encoding succinate dehydrogenase/fumarate reductase flavoprotein subunit → MLEYDVIIVGGGLAGCRAGVEISRTNPSLNVAVVAKTHPIRSHSVAAQGGMAASLKNVAPEDSWEAHAFDTVKGSDYLADQDAVAILTQEAPDVVIDLEHLGVLFSRLPDGRIAQRAFGGHSHNRTCYAADKTGHAILHELVNNLRRYGVQIYEEWYVMRLILEDGQAKGLVMFHLVDGKVEVVRAKAVMFATGGYGRVYNTTSNDYASTGDGLAMTAIAGLPLEDMEFVQFHPTGLYPVGVLISEAVRGEGAYLINAEGARFMANYAPSRMELAPRDITSRAIAYEIRAGRGINPDGSAGGQFVYLDLRHLGKEKIMSRVPFCWEEAHRLVGVDAVTQPMPVRPTIHYCMGGIPVNTDGQVRSSADNLVDGFFAAGETSCVSVHGANRLGSNSLLECVVYGKRTGASIARYVHNRKLPSVDEQRYTTEGKQQIQSLLQQPGKYRINQIRQEFQDTMTQYCGVFRTEELMREGLQKLAELQQQYPQIYLDDKGSCWNTELVEALELQSSMVVGQTILASALNRQESRGAHFREDFQQRDDGKLLKHTMAYYSPTGIDIQYMPVVINMFEPKERKY, encoded by the coding sequence ATGTTAGAATATGATGTAATTATTGTTGGCGGCGGCTTGGCGGGATGTAGGGCTGGGGTAGAAATTTCTCGGACTAACCCTAGTTTAAATGTGGCGGTAGTTGCCAAAACTCATCCTATTCGTTCTCATTCAGTAGCAGCCCAAGGTGGTATGGCTGCATCATTGAAAAATGTTGCCCCAGAAGATAGTTGGGAAGCACACGCTTTTGATACTGTTAAGGGTTCTGATTATTTGGCAGACCAGGACGCTGTAGCTATTCTTACTCAAGAAGCGCCAGATGTAGTAATTGATTTAGAACATCTAGGGGTTTTGTTCTCTCGTCTACCTGATGGTAGGATTGCCCAAAGGGCTTTTGGTGGACATTCCCACAACCGCACCTGTTATGCGGCTGATAAAACTGGTCATGCAATTCTGCACGAGTTGGTGAATAATCTGCGGCGTTATGGTGTGCAAATTTATGAAGAATGGTATGTGATGCGCCTGATTCTAGAGGATGGTCAGGCTAAGGGTTTGGTGATGTTTCACCTCGTGGATGGAAAAGTTGAGGTGGTGCGGGCGAAGGCGGTGATGTTTGCAACGGGAGGATATGGTCGCGTTTATAACACTACTTCTAATGATTATGCTTCCACTGGTGATGGTTTGGCGATGACAGCGATCGCAGGTTTGCCTTTAGAAGATATGGAGTTTGTGCAGTTTCACCCCACTGGTTTATATCCTGTAGGAGTGCTGATTTCTGAGGCTGTGCGGGGGGAAGGGGCATATTTAATTAATGCTGAAGGCGCTCGCTTTATGGCTAATTATGCTCCTAGTCGGATGGAATTGGCTCCACGTGATATTACCTCAAGAGCGATCGCCTATGAAATCCGCGCTGGACGAGGTATCAATCCTGACGGTAGTGCAGGTGGTCAATTTGTTTACTTAGATTTGCGTCATCTGGGTAAAGAAAAAATTATGAGTCGCGTTCCCTTCTGCTGGGAAGAAGCACACCGCTTAGTTGGTGTTGATGCTGTCACTCAGCCCATGCCAGTACGCCCCACCATTCATTATTGCATGGGTGGCATACCAGTTAACACCGATGGACAAGTCCGCAGCAGTGCAGATAATTTAGTAGATGGCTTTTTCGCGGCTGGAGAAACCTCTTGTGTTTCTGTTCATGGTGCAAATCGTCTTGGTAGTAACTCACTGCTGGAATGTGTAGTTTATGGTAAGCGAACTGGGGCAAGTATAGCTAGATATGTGCATAATCGCAAATTACCATCTGTAGATGAGCAACGTTATACTACAGAAGGAAAACAACAAATTCAAAGTTTACTACAACAGCCTGGAAAATATCGAATTAATCAAATTCGCCAAGAATTTCAAGACACAATGACGCAATATTGTGGAGTATTCAGAACAGAAGAATTAATGCGTGAAGGTTTGCAGAAATTAGCAGAATTACAACAACAATATCCACAGATTTATTTAGATGATAAAGGCAGTTGTTGGAATACGGAATTAGTAGAAGCTTTAGAACTGCAAAGTTCAATGGTAGTAGGACAGACAATTTTAGCATCAGCTTTAAATCGTCAAGAAAGTCGCGGCGCCCATTTTCGCGAAGATTTTCAGCAACGGGATGATGGTAAGTTATTAAAACATACAATGGCTTATTATTCACCTACGGGAATTGATATTCAATATATGCCAGTGGTGATTAATATGTTTGAACCAAAAGAAAGGAAATATTGA